From the genome of Bacteroides sp. MSB163, one region includes:
- a CDS encoding DUF4957 domain-containing protein gives MKLYKIYSRAIGLLFALSLLCVGCENEDILDINDLEISPSNPESVVIVEPDDGITSVNALTKAINENGDATYILRRDGVYYMEGKNVFKHNVVIKAENGSGKMPIIQPICDAQGALNADMIRLEGSATFENIYIIGKDAATGNLMQRLFRIDESNVRLKFDNCFIDHCRNFCIRTDNVNNKIYLNNSTIRNLALTSDPANGRLIDSRGNEQDSIVINNCYVYNNTAHIVRFDNVVTNYFGIKHSTFYNVGHHIQINYAIKVEIENNIFANVGWKSSAASDVFWQISIPKKDERAQDISMSVCNNNLFFSEEFERMFAKYPQNLKRTTLSDDGYQLIEEGKLTFKDNFSEVLTFDYPPVLPMEYIDKFFENMGSNMSKWADLPFYVDEDGVEGIEVGKTFTFHYSTSSKSATASTTQGPIGASF, from the coding sequence ATGAAACTATATAAAATATATTCTAGAGCTATAGGATTACTTTTCGCATTGTCACTCTTGTGTGTGGGCTGCGAGAATGAAGATATACTCGATATTAATGATTTGGAAATCTCTCCAAGTAATCCTGAGAGTGTAGTTATTGTAGAACCGGACGATGGTATTACGTCGGTCAACGCTTTAACCAAAGCTATTAATGAAAATGGAGATGCAACATATATATTGCGTCGTGATGGAGTTTACTATATGGAAGGCAAGAATGTCTTCAAACATAATGTTGTAATTAAGGCCGAAAATGGTTCTGGCAAAATGCCTATCATACAACCTATTTGTGACGCGCAAGGAGCCTTAAATGCTGATATGATCCGTTTGGAAGGTAGCGCCACTTTTGAGAATATCTATATCATAGGTAAAGATGCGGCAACTGGTAATCTCATGCAGCGTTTATTTCGTATTGACGAATCAAATGTGAGGCTGAAATTTGACAATTGTTTTATTGACCATTGCAGGAACTTCTGTATTCGTACTGACAATGTCAATAATAAAATTTATCTGAATAACTCTACCATTCGTAATTTAGCTCTCACAAGTGATCCAGCCAATGGCAGATTGATAGATTCACGTGGAAACGAGCAAGATAGTATTGTCATCAATAATTGCTATGTTTATAATAACACTGCCCATATTGTACGATTTGATAATGTAGTCACAAACTATTTTGGAATTAAGCACAGTACATTCTATAATGTTGGGCACCATATACAAATAAACTATGCTATCAAAGTTGAAATTGAGAACAATATTTTTGCTAATGTAGGGTGGAAATCAAGTGCCGCGAGTGATGTGTTTTGGCAAATTTCAATACCAAAGAAAGATGAACGTGCTCAGGATATTAGTATGAGTGTTTGCAATAACAACTTATTTTTCTCTGAGGAATTTGAAAGAATGTTTGCCAAATACCCGCAGAATTTGAAGCGTACCACACTCTCTGACGATGGCTATCAACTGATAGAGGAAGGCAAACTGACTTTTAAAGATAATTTCTCGGAAGTACTGACTTTTGATTATCCGCCTGTTTTGCCAATGGAATATATTGACAAGTTTTTTGAGAATATGGGAAGTAATATGTCCAAATGGGCAGATCTTCCATTTTATGTTGACGAAGACGGAGTAGAAGGTATTGAAGTAGGAAAGACATTCACATTTCATTATTCAACCTCTTCCAAATCAGCAACAGCTTCCACAACCCAAGGACCTATTGGAGCATCGTTTTAA
- a CDS encoding heparinase II/III domain-containing protein, producing MKNILFIFLAVLYSACISAQEGDSKKVKDRVHPYLIMTTEDESVIRSAIQTDGVWKEYHAIMIEEADNILGKPNCQRVILGRRLLEVSRECLRRTLLLGYAYRMTGEVKYAKRAESELDNAADFVDWNPSHFLDVAEMTTAMAIGYDWLYNFISDQTKLKIEKAIETKGLNPSLDSQYNSWLYRNNNWNQVCNGGITLGALAIYDKIPTLADELINRAVQSVKLPMSVYAPDGAYAEGYSYWGYGTTYNLLLIDALENVMGTDYNLSQEPGFLNTGKFIQNMLLSDGKSFNYGDCSSSVRVSPAMFWFANRTADKDILWSEKYQFSLSSKKSIRSYRYAVLALIWGASTSMDNLPKPTQRMWVSSKTTTPVALMRTTWDYQQGLSIALKGGTAQSGHTHLDAGSFIFISKDTRWSTDLGPQDYNSLESKGIDLWNKSQESDRWKVFRYNNLAHNTLSFDNKYQNVNGYATITDFSDNENYMYAIADLTKIYEGQAKEVKRGVAIVDSHYAVVRDEVKTLGQPTVIRWNMVTEAQPAIIGEHTIQLSQNGEKLLLEVESPAKVRMKTWSATSPNSWDAKNPGVTFVGFEAELRPNTTEVLQVKLIPEGNFDSNKEIMPLTDWKNN from the coding sequence ATGAAGAATATACTATTTATATTTTTAGCAGTGTTATACTCTGCTTGCATATCGGCTCAAGAAGGAGATAGTAAGAAGGTTAAAGACAGGGTCCATCCCTATCTGATAATGACAACAGAAGATGAATCTGTCATCCGTTCTGCTATACAAACAGATGGAGTGTGGAAGGAATATCATGCCATCATGATAGAAGAGGCCGATAATATTCTTGGCAAGCCTAATTGCCAAAGAGTTATTCTTGGCAGAAGATTGCTTGAAGTGTCGCGTGAATGTTTGCGCAGGACGTTACTTTTAGGATATGCCTACAGAATGACTGGTGAAGTGAAATATGCCAAACGGGCAGAAAGTGAATTAGATAATGCCGCAGACTTTGTTGATTGGAATCCATCTCACTTTCTGGATGTAGCTGAAATGACTACAGCTATGGCTATCGGATATGACTGGCTTTACAATTTTATCAGTGATCAGACTAAGCTTAAAATAGAGAAAGCTATAGAAACCAAAGGTTTGAATCCATCATTAGACAGCCAATATAATAGCTGGCTCTATCGAAATAATAATTGGAATCAGGTATGTAATGGGGGAATAACACTTGGTGCCTTGGCTATTTATGATAAAATTCCAACCCTTGCTGATGAGTTGATTAACCGAGCTGTTCAGTCTGTTAAACTACCTATGTCCGTGTATGCACCTGATGGTGCGTATGCCGAAGGCTATTCCTATTGGGGATATGGGACGACTTACAATCTCCTCTTAATTGATGCTTTGGAAAATGTTATGGGAACTGATTATAATCTTTCTCAGGAACCAGGTTTCTTGAATACTGGAAAGTTTATCCAGAACATGTTACTTTCTGATGGCAAATCCTTCAACTATGGAGATTGTTCTTCATCTGTTCGCGTAAGTCCTGCTATGTTTTGGTTTGCTAATAGGACTGCCGATAAAGATATTCTTTGGAGTGAGAAATACCAGTTTAGCCTGTCTTCTAAAAAGAGTATTAGGTCCTATCGATATGCTGTACTGGCTCTGATATGGGGCGCTTCTACTTCTATGGATAATCTGCCTAAACCTACTCAAAGAATGTGGGTATCGAGTAAAACAACCACTCCTGTTGCCCTTATGCGGACTACTTGGGATTATCAACAGGGATTATCCATTGCGCTCAAAGGAGGGACAGCACAATCAGGACACACACATTTGGATGCCGGTTCTTTTATCTTTATCAGTAAGGATACTCGCTGGAGTACGGATTTAGGTCCTCAGGATTACAACTCATTAGAATCCAAAGGCATTGATTTGTGGAATAAGAGTCAGGAATCTGATCGTTGGAAAGTGTTTAGATACAATAACCTGGCTCATAATACACTTTCTTTTGACAATAAATATCAAAATGTGAATGGTTATGCAACGATTACAGACTTTTCGGATAATGAAAACTACATGTATGCTATTGCAGACCTTACCAAGATATACGAAGGTCAAGCAAAGGAAGTAAAAAGAGGAGTAGCTATCGTTGATTCTCACTACGCCGTTGTTAGGGATGAAGTAAAGACATTGGGACAGCCCACTGTTATTCGCTGGAATATGGTGACGGAAGCTCAACCTGCTATTATAGGAGAACATACAATACAGCTATCCCAGAATGGAGAAAAACTGTTATTGGAGGTGGAATCTCCGGCAAAGGTCAGAATGAAAACTTGGAGTGCGACATCACCCAACAGTTGGGATGCCAAAAATCCGGGTGTGACATTCGTTGGGTTTGAAGCTGAACTGCGGCCCAATACAACAGAAGTATTGCAAGTTAAACTCATACCGGAAGGTAATTTCGATTCCAACAAAGAAATAATGCCGTTAACTGATTGGAAAAATAACTAA
- a CDS encoding glycoside hydrolase family 88 protein, with translation MKKKTLILAVLVIGLLLPSCSNNSNDMMSSVIEKGLKRSIEQSEFMAASLMDQPDRLPKTTEKDGTLVTSDTHWWCSGFFSGTLWMLYEATGNETLKKYAENYTMRIEKEQYALDTHDLGFMMNCSFGNGYRITGNENYKKILLQSARSLATRYNENIGVIRSWDNKPKWMYPVIIDNLMNLELLENAYKLSQDSLFDKIANSHATITITNHFRPDYSSCHVVDYDTITNKALKMDTHQGYSSTSAWARGQAWGLYGYTMMYRETQNEKYLQQAINIAKFILHHPNLPEDKIPYWDFDAPNIPDEPRDASAGAIIASALLELGQYVNDDKLSKEYQSVAAQQLRTLSSDKYLAAPQTNGGFILKHSVGNKPRNSEVDAPLTYADYYYVEALLRYKKLLQ, from the coding sequence ATGAAGAAAAAGACATTGATTTTGGCAGTCCTAGTAATAGGACTACTCTTACCATCATGCAGTAATAATAGTAATGATATGATGAGTTCTGTGATAGAAAAAGGATTAAAACGTAGCATTGAACAGTCTGAATTTATGGCTGCCAGTCTGATGGATCAGCCTGACAGGCTTCCAAAAACTACAGAGAAAGATGGAACTCTTGTTACGTCAGATACGCATTGGTGGTGTAGTGGTTTTTTTTCAGGAACTTTATGGATGCTTTATGAAGCTACTGGGAATGAAACGCTGAAAAAATATGCAGAAAACTATACGATGCGTATTGAAAAGGAGCAATATGCTTTAGATACGCATGATTTAGGCTTTATGATGAACTGTAGTTTTGGAAATGGTTACAGAATAACAGGAAATGAAAATTATAAAAAAATCCTGTTACAAAGTGCCCGGTCATTAGCAACACGCTATAACGAAAATATAGGAGTTATTCGTTCGTGGGATAATAAGCCTAAATGGATGTATCCTGTAATTATTGACAATTTAATGAATTTGGAACTATTAGAAAATGCATATAAATTATCACAGGACTCATTGTTTGATAAAATTGCAAACAGCCATGCTACGATAACTATAACAAATCATTTTCGCCCGGATTATAGTTCATGCCATGTTGTAGATTATGATACCATAACTAATAAAGCGCTCAAAATGGATACCCATCAAGGATATTCAAGTACTTCGGCATGGGCACGTGGACAAGCGTGGGGATTGTATGGCTATACAATGATGTATAGAGAAACCCAGAACGAAAAATATCTTCAGCAAGCCATTAACATTGCGAAGTTTATCTTGCACCACCCAAACCTTCCGGAAGACAAGATACCTTATTGGGATTTTGATGCACCTAATATTCCGGACGAACCGCGGGATGCTTCTGCTGGAGCTATCATAGCATCCGCTCTGTTAGAATTGGGTCAATACGTCAATGATGATAAGCTTTCTAAAGAATATCAGTCTGTAGCCGCTCAACAACTGAGAACACTCTCGTCAGACAAGTACCTGGCGGCTCCCCAGACAAATGGTGGGTTTATTCTTAAGCATTCAGTGGGAAATAAACCCCGAAACAGTGAAGTTGATGCTCCACTTACGTATGCCGATTATTATTATGTAGAAGCGTTACTCAGATATAAGAAACTGTTGCAATAG
- a CDS encoding glycoside hydrolase family 2 protein, protein MKKKLVYLFLLLWGCCNQVQIARAQFAMTNVYGRKYVLLNGKWDVIIDPYLHGHKDSIYKDKPLKSKSDFKEYAFEGGVRLNVPGDWNSQYPELKYYEGTVWYARHFSIKRSSDENVFLYFGAVNYQCTVYLNGTKVGEHEGGFTPFQINITDYIVSGDNFLVLEVNNYRNKDAIPALLYDWWNYGGITRNVMIVKTPQLYIDHYFIQLDKYKPDLVHVKVQLSEKRVNENIRITIPALNVLRQLSTDSTGMAQTSIKVKRLQRWSPQTPQLYLVQLATRSDTIKEELGFRNLYVKGKQIYLNGSPVFMKGISFHEEIAQRQGRAFSQQDAVALLSEAKALGANLIRLAHYPQNEYIVRLAEKMGFMLWEEIPLWQNIDFTSKATLQKALTMHSEMIMRDRNRCALTFWGIANETSPSKSRNSFLKEIINNCQKMDTTRLLTAAFDKVKWNGDTQTFELEDILTEYLDVVSINKYMGWYHPWPIKPSEISWNICPDKPLFISEFGGEALYGQSGDATVASSWSEEYQERLYKDNLEMFISIPNLTGIAPWILFDFRSPYRFHPLNQNGWNRKGLISDQGYRKKAWYVINEFYKNINF, encoded by the coding sequence ATGAAAAAGAAATTGGTTTATTTGTTTTTACTATTATGGGGCTGCTGCAATCAAGTACAGATTGCACGCGCCCAATTTGCTATGACAAACGTATATGGACGGAAATATGTACTATTAAATGGGAAATGGGATGTAATCATAGATCCTTATCTGCATGGGCATAAAGACTCTATCTATAAGGATAAACCTTTAAAAAGTAAGTCCGATTTCAAAGAATATGCTTTTGAAGGAGGAGTACGGCTTAATGTACCGGGTGACTGGAATTCTCAATATCCGGAATTAAAATATTATGAAGGTACAGTATGGTACGCAAGGCATTTCAGTATAAAAAGGAGTTCTGACGAAAATGTATTTCTATATTTCGGGGCAGTAAATTACCAATGCACTGTATATCTGAATGGAACCAAAGTGGGGGAGCATGAAGGAGGATTTACTCCATTTCAGATAAATATAACAGACTATATTGTTTCTGGAGACAATTTTCTTGTATTGGAGGTTAATAACTATAGAAATAAAGATGCGATACCTGCTTTACTCTATGACTGGTGGAACTATGGTGGCATAACTCGGAATGTTATGATTGTGAAAACTCCCCAACTATATATTGATCATTATTTTATACAGTTAGACAAATATAAGCCGGATCTGGTTCATGTCAAAGTACAACTTTCTGAAAAGCGTGTAAATGAAAATATCCGAATTACTATTCCCGCTTTAAATGTACTTCGACAGTTGAGCACAGATAGTACAGGTATGGCGCAGACTTCCATAAAAGTTAAGCGGTTACAACGGTGGTCACCGCAAACGCCTCAGCTATATCTGGTTCAACTGGCTACTCGCAGCGATACTATTAAAGAAGAACTTGGATTTAGAAATCTTTATGTCAAAGGGAAACAAATTTATCTGAATGGTAGTCCTGTTTTTATGAAGGGTATCAGTTTTCATGAAGAAATAGCTCAGAGACAAGGTAGAGCTTTCTCTCAACAAGACGCAGTAGCTCTGTTATCCGAAGCAAAGGCATTGGGAGCTAATTTGATACGACTGGCACATTATCCTCAAAATGAGTACATCGTAAGATTGGCTGAAAAAATGGGTTTCATGCTGTGGGAAGAAATACCACTTTGGCAAAATATAGATTTCACTAGTAAAGCAACTCTGCAGAAAGCATTGACTATGCATTCTGAAATGATAATGAGAGATAGAAACAGATGTGCTTTGACATTTTGGGGAATTGCTAATGAAACCAGTCCCTCCAAGTCGCGTAACAGTTTTCTAAAAGAAATTATAAATAATTGTCAAAAGATGGATACCACCCGTTTGCTTACTGCTGCTTTTGATAAGGTGAAGTGGAATGGTGATACCCAAACATTTGAGTTGGAGGATATACTTACAGAATATCTGGACGTTGTATCTATTAATAAATACATGGGGTGGTATCATCCGTGGCCAATTAAGCCGTCTGAGATTAGCTGGAATATCTGTCCAGATAAACCGCTTTTTATTTCCGAATTTGGTGGAGAAGCATTATACGGCCAGTCTGGAGATGCTACAGTTGCGAGTTCTTGGAGTGAAGAATATCAGGAACGGCTATATAAGGACAATTTAGAAATGTTTATCTCTATTCCTAATTTGACAGGTATAGCCCCTTGGATTTTGTTTGATTTTCGTTCTCCTTATCGTTTTCACCCGCTCAATCAAAATGGTTGGAATCGAAAAGGGTTAATTTCAGATCAAGGATATCGCAAAAAAGCATGGTATGTAATAAATGAATTCTATAAAAACATTAACTTTTAA
- a CDS encoding sulfatase, whose amino-acid sequence MNIHILSLLSVATIAQVSIATAQTAPRVNILFCVADDAGHMSAYGVPWINTPAFDTVARNGLLFNNMYTCNAKSAPSRAAMITGRNSWQLEEACNHWPNFPEKFKSYPEALADNGYYVGCTGKGWGPGYAVNSRGENRNLTGQVWNKRKLTPPTTGISDCDYAANFNDFLKSWDKSKPFCFWYGALEPHRGYEYESSKRFGKNINDIDSVPSYWPDNEVVRRDMLDYAVEVEHFDKHLGLILQSLEEIGELDNTVIIVTSDHNMPFPRCKGQEYYNANHIPMAVMWKNGIRHPGRQINEYISVIDLAPTILKVAGISEMQSGMQAITGRDFVDLLKDENTGIDRNYVMIGKERHDVGRPNDQGYPIRGLIRGDFLYLKNFKPERWPAGDPETGYMNVDGSPTKTEILKARHNPKTKYLWQLSFGKREMEELYNIKKDPNCMVNLIQKKEYACIKDRMEEEMTRRLLDQKDPRMYNKGDIFDKYPDTSEAHDFWHRIRNGERVPADWINLSDFEKDFPQ is encoded by the coding sequence ATGAATATTCATATACTTTCTTTACTAAGTGTTGCAACTATTGCACAAGTATCAATTGCGACGGCACAGACTGCGCCTAGGGTCAATATTTTGTTTTGTGTAGCTGATGATGCAGGTCATATGAGTGCTTATGGGGTTCCATGGATAAATACACCTGCATTTGATACTGTAGCTCGCAATGGACTTTTATTTAATAATATGTATACATGTAATGCCAAATCCGCACCCTCACGTGCTGCTATGATTACAGGTAGAAATTCATGGCAGTTGGAAGAAGCCTGTAATCATTGGCCGAACTTTCCTGAGAAATTTAAATCCTATCCGGAAGCTTTAGCTGATAATGGATATTATGTAGGCTGTACGGGAAAGGGTTGGGGACCTGGATATGCTGTCAATTCAAGAGGTGAGAACCGAAATCTCACCGGGCAGGTATGGAACAAACGTAAACTTACGCCTCCAACTACGGGGATTTCTGATTGTGATTATGCAGCCAATTTTAACGATTTTCTAAAGAGTTGGGACAAGTCTAAGCCATTTTGTTTTTGGTATGGAGCACTTGAACCGCACCGTGGCTATGAATATGAATCTTCTAAGCGCTTTGGGAAGAATATCAATGATATTGATTCTGTACCGTCCTATTGGCCAGACAATGAGGTTGTGAGAAGAGATATGCTGGATTATGCAGTGGAAGTAGAGCATTTTGATAAACATTTAGGTCTGATACTTCAGTCTTTAGAGGAAATAGGCGAACTTGACAATACTGTTATAATTGTTACTTCTGATCATAATATGCCTTTTCCACGTTGTAAAGGACAGGAGTATTATAACGCCAATCATATCCCAATGGCAGTCATGTGGAAGAACGGGATAAGACATCCGGGAAGACAGATCAATGAATACATCAGTGTCATAGATTTGGCACCTACTATTTTGAAGGTAGCAGGTATAAGTGAAATGCAATCAGGGATGCAAGCTATCACTGGAAGAGACTTTGTTGACTTGCTGAAAGATGAAAACACAGGGATAGACCGTAATTACGTAATGATTGGTAAAGAACGGCATGATGTAGGTCGCCCCAATGATCAGGGATATCCTATCCGTGGGTTGATCAGAGGAGACTTCCTTTACCTTAAAAACTTTAAACCTGAACGCTGGCCTGCAGGTGATCCTGAAACAGGTTATATGAATGTGGACGGTAGCCCTACTAAAACTGAGATTCTGAAAGCCCGTCATAATCCCAAAACAAAATATTTGTGGCAACTGTCTTTTGGGAAACGGGAAATGGAGGAATTATATAATATAAAAAAGGATCCTAATTGCATGGTCAATTTGATTCAAAAGAAGGAATATGCTTGCATAAAAGATAGAATGGAAGAAGAAATGACCAGACGATTATTGGATCAAAAAGATCCGCGAATGTATAATAAGGGGGATATCTTTGATAAATATCCGGACACCAGCGAAGCCCATGACTTTTGGCACAGGATAAGGAACGGAGAGCGAGTTCCGGCAGATTGGATTAATCTTTCTGATTTTGAAAAAGACTTTCCACAATAA